In the Acropora muricata isolate sample 2 chromosome 10, ASM3666990v1, whole genome shotgun sequence genome, one interval contains:
- the LOC136932055 gene encoding tubulin polyglutamylase TTLL11-like, which produces MKSDDPESDKIVSINQVKPLVTQKVPRVVTSIPEKNGHRKGDKRVVAKATVHSEGGIKEIRKSRTLISDLVADGKRGKRKRRRGATSSYGPSVDISRARASCDVVRLAIKELGWREIPATRRSGCDFYWLDGHFELPDYAETGQLSKFFGMSEAAHKVELTRQINRLQLLFPREFTFYPKTWILPEEYSDLLAYTSQKRKPSTFIIKPDGGSQGDGIFLTQNVHDIQLSTALARPSVIQEYIAEPYLLEKFKFDLRIYVVLKCLDPLQVYICREGMARFCTEHYNPPTPKNIFKAYMHLTNYSLNKYSSGYVQSDADDKGSKRKLSAVFRLLAKEGCDIKRLWADIDKVICQTMIALVPILKLQNQVISAELKQKLKCFQILGFDILLDKNLNPLLLEVNSRPSLRIDHEEEVSPGKVEHVISATDLNIKLPVVKDAMVLVWQHRKMDDSPPEFAGCLHQIYPKLASQLDHLRVVERCVALFRHFVGVRTSTRMGPTSFRMMARRCHLTEFGFTLAAFDIMFINMSRRHPACNSGRAALSFNGFCESLIAIGHKKFSLTMRLEPVQILLTVLKHCEQHLRWPAGKTVDVSQPQRKQILPSRLSQRNFSSCFVLSTNHLTKENHL; this is translated from the exons ATGAAATCAGATGATCCTGAATCGGACAAAATAGTGTCCATTAATCAAGTCAAACCACTTGTTACACAGAAGGTTCCTCGCGTGGTTACATCGATTCCTGAGAAAAATGGCCATCGAAAAGGAGACAAACGCGTCGTTGCCAAGGCCACAGTCCATTCGGAGGGTGGAATCAAGGAAATCAGGAAATCGCGAACATTGATCTCTGATCTCGTTGCAGATGGAAAGAGGGGAAAAAGAAAGCGCAGAAGAGGAGCAACATCCTCTTATGGCCCGTCTGTCGACATTTCGCGCGCTAGAGCAAGTTGCGATGTTGTCCGTCTTGCAATCAAGGAGTTGGGATGGCGCGAG atTCCAGCAACAAGGCGAAGTGGATGTGACTTTTATTGGCTTGATGGTCATTTTGAGTTGCCAGATTATGCAGAAACTGGACAACTCAGCAAATTTTTCG GCATGTCAGAAGCTGCCCACAAAGTAGAACTGACAAGACAAATCAACCGTCTTCAGCTGCTTTTCCCACGGGAATTCACCTTCTACCCTAAGACCTGGATCCTGCCTGAGGAATACAGTGACCTTCTTGCATACACATCACAGAAGAGGAAGCCATCGACTTTCATCATAAAACCTGACGGCGGGTCCCAGGGGGATGGAATCTTCTTAACACAAAATGTTCATGACATTCAACTGAGTACAGCCCTAGCAAGGCCATCTGTAATTCAAGAGTATATTGCAGAACCCTACCTCTTGGAAAAGTTTAAATTTGACTTGAGGATTTACGTTGTGTTGAAGTGTCTGGATCCATTGCAAGTGTATATTTGTCGAGAAGGAATGGCACGCTTCTGCACGGAACATTACAACCCTCCCACACCCAAAAATATATTCAAGGCTTACATGCACTTAACCAACTATTCACTGAACAAGTATAGCTCAGGGTATGTTCAAAGTGATGCTGACGATAAAGGAAGCAAGCGAAAGCTTAGCGCTGTCTTCAGACTACTTGCAAAGGAAGGCTGTGACATAAAGCGTCTGTGGGCTGATATAGACAAGGTCATTTGCCAGACTATGATTGCACTTGTGCCAATTCTTAAACTTCAGAATCAGGTGATCAGTGCAGAATTAAAGCAGAAATTgaagtgttttcaaattttaggtTTTGACATTTTACTGGACAAAAATCTTAATCCTCTTCTTCTCGAGGTCAATTCTAGACCAAGTCTAAGAATTGATCATGAAGAAGAAGTTAGTCCAGGGAAGGTTGAGCATGTCATTAGTGCGACAGACTTGAACATCAAACTTCCAGTTGTGAAAGATGCCATGGTGCTTGTTTGGCAGCATAGGAAAAT GGATGATAGCCCTCCTGAATTTGCAGGTTGCTTGCACCAAATTTATCCTAAGCTGGCTTCCCAGTTGGATCACCTTAGAGTTGTGGAAAggtgtgtggcactcttcagacaCTTTGTGGGTGTTCGCACATCTACCCGAATGGGACCAACATCTTTCCGCATGATGGCAAG GCGATGTCATCTCACTGAATTTGGCTTCACTCTTGCTGCGTTTGACATTATGTTCATCAACATGAGTCGCCGCCATCCAGCGTGTAATTCAGGTCGTGCAGCTCTTAGCTTTAATGGCTTCTGTGAATCATTGATTGCAATTGGACACAAGAAATTCTCACTGACGATGAGACTGGAACCTGTGCAAATATTACTGACTGTTTTAAAACACTGCGAGCAACACTTGCGTTGGCCAGCAGGGAAGACTGTAGATGTCTCCCAACCTCAAAGAAAGCAAATACTACCTTCCCGATTAAGTCAGAGAAACTTTAGCAGTTGCTTTGTGTTATCAACAAATCATCTCACCAAAGAAAATCACCTGTGA